The Leptospira mtsangambouensis genomic sequence TGGGAAATCTTTTAGATATTAGTCGCATTGAATCCGGATATTTGACTTTGAAAAGAGAAAAGGTGTATCCATCTGAAATTATACACGATTCGATTTCGTATTTAGGGAAAAACAAAATAAATCATACAATAAAGATCCAATTAAATGACTTGGATTCACCCATTGAGCTAGACAGAGTGCTTTTTTCTCATGCTATTTTTAATTTACTCTATAACGCTTGTATGTATACTCCAAAAGGTTCAACTATTTGGATATCATTAGAAAAAACTGAAAGCTCAATTCAATGGATAATTGAAGATAATGGAATTGGTCTTCCTATTGATTCTTCAAGGATTTTTCAAAAGTTTTATAGAGGCGAGTCATCTGGGAAAATAGGTACTGGGCTTGGCCTTGCCATAACCAAATCTATCGTTGAGTTACATGGTGGTAACATTGAAGCAGTCAACAGGAAAGAAGGGGGGGCTAGGTTTCTCATTGACATACCTATTTTTAAATAAGAAAAAAAGTATATGTTGAAGGATTTGATTCTTTTAGTCGATGACGACGGTGCCATCCGAAAGATGCTACGTATCGCACTGGAAGCAAAGGGGTATCGGACCTTGGAGGCGATCTCTCGAAAAGAAGCAGTTGAATCCATTGCACTCAATTCTCCAAAATTGGTTTTACTCGACTTACAACTTCCAGATGGAACTGGACTTGAGGTAATCAAAGAAGTCCGTACATTTTCCGAAGTCCCTTTTATTGTATTATCAGTAATGAGTTCAGAGGAAGATAAGATCACTTTACTTGATTCAGGTGCAGATGACTATATTACAAAGCCATTTAGTATGGGAGAGTTGCTCGCAAGGATTCGAACCGCTTTGCGTAGGTTACCCATCGAAGAAACACCTACCAATTGGGAAAAAGAAGGTTTGGTTGTTGATTTTGTAAACTATCAAGTCATTAAAAATCAGACTCAGGTTCGGTTGACTCCAACGGAATTTCAGATCCTAACTTTTTTAATTAAAAATGCAGGGAAAGTCATAACTCATGATGTTCTGATTAAAAAGATTTGGGGTGACCAAGCATTAAATGAAATGAATTCACTCAGAGTTCATATCACCCAACTACGTAAGAAAATTGAAGATTTTCCTGGCGACCCAACATACTTAATGACGGAGCCTGGTATTGGTTATCGTTGGGTGACCTAATCATCATATTTTTCGAATCTGATTTTAGACAATTTATCTTAATAAGTTCTTAAGATAAAATCTATAAACATAATTCATCATACATTGTGACAAACCTTAAAAGATGATAAATTGATCTTAATATGTTAGATCAATTAAGTTTATGTTTAAAAATCATAAGGATATTTGTTAGTATTTCTAAAACAACTTGCTATGTTTTGTTTTTTTTATGTTTTGGGATTATTTCTCCACAGGAAGCAGACGAAGGTAAGTTCTCTAATAATTCGGATAACAAAGAATCCTCTTTGAAACAAAAGTCTTTGCCAAACTTGATCCAAGTTGGAGGGTTCATTGATACTTATTATTTATACAATCGAAATTTGCCAAAGGATACCGAAAGAAGTTTTGCTACGCAGGCAGTTAGAAATAATGAATTTAATATTAATTTGGCATATTTAGAGGCAAAAGTAGAAGAGAAAAAATACCGAGGAAGAGTTGCATTCCAGTGGGGAACATCAGTGAACGCAAATTATTCGGGGGAAATTACGACAGAAAAATACTCCAATCAAAACTCGGTAAAAAATATCCAAGAAGCATATGTTGGAATTAAAATAGGGAAAGTTACATGGTTGGATGCAGGGATTTTTTTTGGAAATATCGGACATGAATCTTGGATATCACAGAACAACGTGAATTATACTCGAGCTTTTGCTTTAGATTACGTTCCTTATTATTCTTCGGGCGTACGATTGATCCATCACTTCACAGACAAATTAAGTGGACAAGTTCAAGTTTTGAATGGATGGCAAAACATTACTGATAATAATAAGGACAAATCATTCGGAAGTCAGATCAAATATTTATTTTGTCCTAATCTCATTCTAACTCTTAATCAATTTGTCGGAAATGAAGCACCAAATAATGAAAGAAAACAAATGCGTTATTATCAGAATACAATTTTGGAGTGGGTATTGTCTGATGATATTAGTATAGTAGGTCAGTTTGATATAGGTGCTCAGAAAGCAAAAGAACGATTTGTCTACGAACCTTGGTTGGCTACATATGATCCAAGTTTGGGGGAATACCGTGAAACTTCATCGAATGTATATAGGCAGTGGTATCATGGAACCTTTTGGGTTAGTTATAAATTAACACCTGATTATCGTTTGAGCTTCAGAATAGAGCGTTTTTATGATCCGAAACAAGTTATGGTTAACACGGGTACCCGGAATGGTTTTATGTCAAACGGTTACACGATGACTTTTGACATCCTTTCTTATGATCCAGGTTTACTTCGATTTGAATATGTGTATCGAAGGTCAGCAGATTCTGTTTTCGCATATCACAACTCGTCAACGTCTAAGAAGGAAGATTTTTTCCTTGTGGCATTTTCTATTAAGTTTGAATAGAAAGTTAAATTTTTTTTACAAAACTTAGGGCAAATACCGAACCTTTCCTACTTGTTTTGGGTCTAAATATCGTTCATAGATGTTTCTCCTTATGATACCCGCAGGGAGGGGTTAGTATCCCTGATTTTCTTTTTTTTCTTTCCAAACCGATTCCTTTTCCTAAATTCTCTCCATGTTCTTTCGGTTTCGTTATCCTTTCCTTTTTCTCCTATTCTTAGGTTTGGTTCAGTCTGATTTCAGCCAAACCCAACCAGCTTCGATAGAATTTTTCACACCGAATGGGTTTGTCAAACAACCCAAACAGGTGACCGTTCGGTTTACCAAACCCATGGTTGCCCTTGGCGACATCAGACCCAAAGTGGACATCTTCCAAATCAACTGTCCATTGCCAGGTACAAGCCGATTTTTGGATTCCACAACCTGGGTTTATGAATATGAAAAAGAACTTCCTGGTGGAGTGGAATGTTCCTTCCAACTAAAAGACGGAACAAAAACTTTAAGTGGTGAACCAGTTCAAGGAGAACGTAAATTTTCTTTCCATACGGGTGGACCTTCTGTTCAATACTCTTCTCCCTACCAAGGATCGTCTATCACGGAAGATCAGATTTTTATTTTGCATTTGGATGCAAAACCAGATCTAAGTTCCTTTCAAAAATTTGTATACTTTCGATCAGAGGAATTAGGAAACCGAATTCCAATTGTTCTCATCACAGGTTCAGATAGAAAATCAATTTTAAAATCTACAGGAGATGCAGACAAAGAAGAAACTGTCCTTTTAAAATCTAAACAAACATTTTTACCGGATAAACAAATCCAATTAGTACTAGGTAAGGGAACTAAGTCTGTTTGGGGTGGTGAAATCCGTGAAGAAGAAGTTCTTTCTTATACGGTAAGGCCTGTATTTTCAGTTCGGTTTAGTTGTGAGAGAGTGAATGCAAAAGCAGATTGTATTCCCATCCTTCCTGTTTCGCTTTCTTTTAGTTCGCCGGTATCCAGGTCTAGTTTACAAAAAATTAAACTTGTTTCTAAAGATGGAAAAGAATTTCCCATGTCTCCCATTGCAGAGAAAGGAAATGAGTTTTATGAAT encodes the following:
- a CDS encoding response regulator, with the protein product MKDLILLVDDDGAIRKMLRIALEAKGYRTLEAISRKEAVESIALNSPKLVLLDLQLPDGTGLEVIKEVRTFSEVPFIVLSVMSSEEDKITLLDSGADDYITKPFSMGELLARIRTALRRLPIEETPTNWEKEGLVVDFVNYQVIKNQTQVRLTPTEFQILTFLIKNAGKVITHDVLIKKIWGDQALNEMNSLRVHITQLRKKIEDFPGDPTYLMTEPGIGYRWVT
- a CDS encoding porin — encoded protein: MLDQLSLCLKIIRIFVSISKTTCYVLFFLCFGIISPQEADEGKFSNNSDNKESSLKQKSLPNLIQVGGFIDTYYLYNRNLPKDTERSFATQAVRNNEFNINLAYLEAKVEEKKYRGRVAFQWGTSVNANYSGEITTEKYSNQNSVKNIQEAYVGIKIGKVTWLDAGIFFGNIGHESWISQNNVNYTRAFALDYVPYYSSGVRLIHHFTDKLSGQVQVLNGWQNITDNNKDKSFGSQIKYLFCPNLILTLNQFVGNEAPNNERKQMRYYQNTILEWVLSDDISIVGQFDIGAQKAKERFVYEPWLATYDPSLGEYRETSSNVYRQWYHGTFWVSYKLTPDYRLSFRIERFYDPKQVMVNTGTRNGFMSNGYTMTFDILSYDPGLLRFEYVYRRSADSVFAYHNSSTSKKEDFFLVAFSIKFE